The Streptomyces sp. NBC_00162 genome window below encodes:
- the ureA gene encoding urease subunit gamma — protein sequence MHLIPSEQEKLLLSVAGMLASYRKERGIKLNYPEAVAYISCWVIEEARAGNYTVDQMMSDARLPLEDRQGDTRGEGESVLTRADVMEGVPEMLDILQVEATFPDGRKLVTLYNPIRDPKPVPKPVPSS from the coding sequence ATGCACCTGATTCCCTCAGAGCAGGAAAAGCTGCTGCTGAGCGTGGCCGGGATGCTCGCCAGCTATCGCAAGGAGCGCGGCATCAAGCTGAACTACCCCGAGGCCGTGGCCTACATCAGCTGCTGGGTCATCGAGGAAGCACGGGCGGGCAACTACACCGTCGACCAGATGATGAGCGATGCCCGCCTTCCCCTGGAAGACCGGCAGGGCGACACCCGGGGCGAGGGAGAGAGCGTCCTCACGCGGGCCGACGTGATGGAGGGGGTGCCCGAGATGCTCGACATCCTCCAGGTCGAGGCGACATTTCCTGACGGCCGCAAGCTGGTCACCCTCTACAACCCGATCCGCGACCCGAAGC
- a CDS encoding YrhB family protein: MISKERAVELVESLLARERRTWAWARLIPNLAVYHVEERSVGWLFYWSSAEFVRNPDRRSNLLGGPYLVDREDGSIHFVPGTAWTEDWEELYLWQVKGIRAADPLAAAVRRLSDSAGTAAAMQHLRKQAPRISLQEAKAYVTIVRDGNQPPEELTSLTREPDPWYPGTIETLAGPVQ, translated from the coding sequence GTGATCTCCAAGGAACGAGCGGTCGAGCTGGTCGAGTCCCTGCTGGCGCGGGAGCGGCGGACCTGGGCATGGGCGCGGTTGATCCCGAACCTGGCCGTCTACCACGTCGAGGAGCGGTCGGTCGGGTGGCTCTTCTACTGGAGCTCGGCGGAGTTCGTCCGCAACCCTGATCGGCGCTCGAATCTCCTCGGCGGCCCCTACCTGGTCGACCGGGAGGACGGGAGCATCCACTTCGTTCCCGGCACCGCCTGGACCGAGGACTGGGAAGAGCTCTACCTCTGGCAGGTCAAGGGCATCAGAGCAGCCGACCCGCTCGCCGCGGCCGTCCGCCGCCTCTCGGACTCCGCCGGCACCGCCGCCGCCATGCAGCACCTGCGCAAACAGGCCCCGCGGATAAGCCTGCAGGAGGCGAAGGCATACGTGACTATCGTCAGGGACGGGAATCAACCACCCGAAGAGCTTACGAGCCTCACCCGCGAGCCCGATCCCTGGTATCCGGGCACGATCGAGACACTGGCCGGCCCGGTTCAGTAG